A single region of the Synergistaceae bacterium genome encodes:
- a CDS encoding pyridoxal phosphate-dependent aminotransferase has product MNYRLPVARMEAAMRGGGIREIMNRAGALERAGKKIVHLEVGRPDYDSPACAKEAVKKALDAGLVHYTDTAGIASLRRALSKALKRDQSLDIDPDREILVTVGACEALAVTFFTFLEPGDEVIVPTPFFPAYADQIALAEGVLREVPCRFENEFRLAASDIEKAITPKTRLLLINTPNNPTGAVLRKNDLEEIAELARKHDLLVVSDECYEKFLYEGEHVSILSLPEMRERTILISAASKTFSMTGWRVGWIVLPPEVRPYAAKNHQNLTSCATAFAQAGVAEALENAGEDVKRMIEGYRERRDALIGRLRGIDGFETHMPGGAFYAFPRVEKLLTRFRMTTAELAGWLLEEAGVATVPGEAFHAEGAFLRMAYCRPLEEIHEAMDRVENAVRARLRSSAS; this is encoded by the coding sequence ATGAACTATCGTTTGCCCGTCGCGCGCATGGAGGCGGCGATGCGAGGGGGCGGCATACGCGAAATCATGAACAGGGCGGGGGCGCTGGAGCGGGCCGGCAAAAAAATCGTTCACCTGGAGGTCGGCCGTCCGGATTACGACTCTCCCGCCTGCGCGAAGGAAGCCGTGAAAAAAGCTCTCGACGCCGGTTTGGTGCATTACACGGACACGGCGGGGATTGCGTCGCTGCGCCGCGCCCTCTCGAAGGCGCTGAAGCGCGACCAGAGCCTTGACATCGATCCGGATCGGGAGATTCTGGTCACGGTGGGGGCGTGCGAGGCGCTGGCGGTCACTTTTTTCACCTTTCTGGAGCCGGGGGATGAGGTGATTGTCCCGACGCCCTTTTTCCCCGCCTACGCCGATCAGATCGCGCTGGCGGAGGGCGTTCTTCGGGAGGTTCCCTGCCGCTTCGAGAACGAATTTCGTCTGGCCGCCTCGGACATCGAAAAGGCGATAACGCCAAAAACGCGCCTTCTGCTGATCAATACCCCCAACAACCCCACAGGCGCCGTTCTGAGAAAAAACGATCTGGAGGAAATCGCCGAGCTGGCCCGAAAGCATGACCTCCTGGTCGTCAGCGATGAATGTTACGAAAAGTTTTTATACGAAGGCGAGCACGTCTCCATCCTGTCCCTGCCGGAGATGCGGGAACGGACGATCCTCATCAGCGCGGCGTCCAAGACGTTTTCCATGACGGGCTGGAGGGTTGGGTGGATCGTGCTCCCGCCGGAGGTCCGGCCTTACGCGGCGAAGAACCACCAGAACCTCACCAGCTGCGCCACGGCCTTCGCTCAGGCGGGGGTGGCCGAGGCTCTGGAAAACGCTGGAGAGGACGTGAAACGCATGATCGAGGGCTACAGAGAGCGTCGGGACGCTCTGATCGGACGCCTGCGGGGGATAGACGGATTCGAAACCCACATGCCGGGCGGCGCGTTTTACGCTTTTCCACGAGTGGAGAAGCTCCTGACGCGATTTCGTATGACCACCGCCGAGCTGGCCGGGTGGCTTCTGGAGGAGGCGGGGGTGGCCACGGTCCCAGGCGAGGCGTTTCACGCGGAAGGAGCGTTTCTGCGAATGGCCTACTGCCGCCCGCTGGAGGAAATTCACGAGGCCATGGACCGCGTGGAGAACGCCGTCAGAGCCAGACTGCGCTCGTCAGCGAGTTAG
- a CDS encoding polyamine aminopropyltransferase: MNQNQETDGAPRRANPEGPPEAGGGISDFNPGFLLFATLVISICSVVYELLIGSLSSYLLGDGVLQFSLTIGLYLFAMGLGSWVSKQFVRDLFDVFVLVEAAVGLAGGFSSMTLFLCYLHTKSYPLVMYLLTVLIGGLVGLEIPLLVRILDQERLSLRSGVASVFAFDYLGGLFGSLLFPLVLLPSLGYVTTAFFTGVLNFAAAVGVVFRYPTRLVHRRGLRAVVCAGFLLLLGFTFAGDAMTTSLEGGLYRDQVILSLQTRWQKVVLTKHKDDLRLFIDGNVQFSSLDEYRYHEALVHVPLAARPDASRVLLLGAGDGLAARELLKYPNIREITLVDIDEALVNLCRQNPLIAALNRGSLEDSRIHCVFEDAFSFLRSNEEPYDVILADLPDPNNEALNKLYTTAFYQMARRNLTPGGVMATQSGSPCYTGDAFWCINKTLGEAFPLVLPYHLYVPSFGDWGFNLALSSSGLPDFVFPEGLPLSWLSRENFQTLFAFAKDERRNLEDIAVNTLLRPRLLRYYAEGTDAW, translated from the coding sequence ATGAATCAAAATCAGGAGACGGACGGGGCTCCGCGACGAGCGAACCCGGAGGGCCCGCCAGAGGCCGGCGGCGGCATTTCGGATTTCAATCCGGGTTTTTTGCTGTTCGCGACGCTCGTCATTTCGATCTGTTCCGTGGTCTACGAGCTGCTGATCGGCAGTCTCAGTTCTTACCTGCTGGGGGACGGAGTGCTGCAGTTCTCTCTGACGATCGGGCTTTATCTTTTCGCCATGGGCCTCGGCTCCTGGGTTTCAAAGCAATTCGTCCGCGATCTGTTCGACGTGTTCGTTCTCGTGGAGGCGGCTGTGGGGCTTGCGGGCGGATTTTCCAGCATGACGCTGTTTTTGTGCTATCTTCACACCAAAAGTTATCCCCTCGTCATGTATCTCCTGACGGTGCTGATCGGCGGCCTCGTGGGGCTGGAGATTCCCCTTCTGGTGCGCATTCTCGATCAGGAGCGGTTGAGCCTGCGCAGCGGGGTGGCCAGCGTCTTCGCCTTCGATTACCTGGGGGGGCTGTTCGGGTCGCTTCTTTTCCCCCTCGTTCTGCTGCCCTCCCTCGGTTACGTGACCACGGCATTTTTCACCGGCGTGCTCAACTTCGCCGCCGCCGTCGGAGTCGTTTTTCGCTATCCAACGCGGCTTGTTCATCGTCGGGGTCTTCGCGCCGTGGTTTGCGCGGGATTCCTTCTGCTGCTGGGATTTACCTTCGCCGGAGACGCGATGACCACCAGCCTCGAAGGTGGGCTTTACCGGGATCAGGTTATTCTCAGCCTTCAGACGCGCTGGCAGAAGGTGGTGCTCACGAAGCACAAGGACGATCTCCGGCTCTTCATCGACGGCAACGTGCAGTTTTCCTCTCTGGACGAGTACCGCTACCACGAGGCTCTGGTTCACGTGCCGCTGGCGGCAAGACCGGACGCCTCCCGGGTGCTGCTGCTGGGGGCGGGGGATGGTTTGGCCGCCAGAGAGCTTTTGAAGTATCCGAACATCCGGGAAATCACCCTTGTGGATATCGACGAAGCCCTCGTGAACCTGTGCCGCCAAAATCCGCTGATCGCGGCGCTGAATCGAGGTTCTCTGGAGGATTCGCGGATTCACTGCGTCTTCGAGGATGCGTTCAGCTTTCTCCGCAGCAACGAAGAACCTTACGACGTCATTCTCGCTGACCTGCCCGACCCCAACAACGAGGCTCTGAACAAACTTTACACCACGGCGTTCTACCAAATGGCCCGACGAAACCTGACTCCGGGCGGCGTCATGGCCACTCAGTCCGGCAGCCCATGTTACACCGGCGACGCCTTCTGGTGCATCAACAAAACCCTGGGGGAGGCGTTCCCCCTTGTGCTGCCCTATCATCTGTACGTGCCGTCTTTCGGCGACTGGGGCTTCAATCTGGCCCTGTCCTCCTCCGGCTTGCCGGACTTCGTTTTCCCGGAGGGGCTGCCCCTGTCCTGGCTGAGTCGGGAGAATTTTCAAACGCTGTTTGCCTTTGCGAAGGACGAGCGGCGGAACCTGGAGGACATCGCCGTCAACACCCTGCTGCGCCCTCGGCTTCTGCGGTACTATGCCGAAGGCACGGACGCCTGGTAA